A portion of the Pedobacter cryoconitis genome contains these proteins:
- a CDS encoding efflux RND transporter periplasmic adaptor subunit, which translates to MKISILLLAVLFIGCSSDKVQVAAPVIQSLPVIALHNSSETTFTEYPASIQGAVDLEIRPQVSGSLDKIYVNEGALVQKGQPLFKINELPFKEAVNNAKALLHAAQAAVMNAQLEVDKLTPLVANKVVSDFQLKSAKATLQSAQASVEQARAGVATANINLGYTLIKAPVTGYVGRLPRKQGSLVGTTDAVPLTQLSDAHEVHVYFSLGEDDFINFNATYPGKTIADRLKKLPGVALVLADRTVYGQEGKIDMVDGQFDKQTGSIALRATFPNTQGLLRSGNTGKLRLSISHPDAILVPQSSTIEVQDKMFVYTVDAGNKVSKTPITILGTTGINYLVKEGVKAGDKIVFDGIDKLKEGEVIKPEKLKEEPIKTASR; encoded by the coding sequence ATGAAAATTTCAATTTTACTTCTCGCCGTTTTATTTATTGGCTGTTCCAGCGATAAAGTTCAGGTAGCTGCTCCTGTAATACAATCCCTCCCGGTTATTGCGTTACACAATAGTTCAGAAACCACTTTTACCGAATATCCAGCTTCCATTCAGGGAGCCGTTGATTTGGAAATACGCCCACAGGTATCGGGTTCATTAGATAAGATCTATGTGAACGAAGGCGCTCTTGTCCAAAAAGGACAACCACTTTTTAAAATTAATGAACTTCCATTTAAGGAAGCAGTAAACAACGCTAAAGCTTTATTACATGCAGCACAGGCAGCAGTAATGAATGCGCAGCTTGAAGTAGATAAACTTACCCCTTTGGTCGCAAACAAAGTGGTATCTGATTTCCAGCTTAAAAGCGCTAAGGCTACCCTTCAATCTGCCCAGGCCAGCGTAGAGCAGGCAAGAGCAGGTGTAGCTACAGCAAATATCAACCTGGGTTATACTTTGATTAAAGCACCGGTAACAGGTTATGTAGGCCGGTTACCAAGAAAACAAGGAAGTTTAGTAGGTACTACAGATGCAGTTCCGCTTACTCAGCTTTCAGATGCACACGAAGTTCATGTTTACTTCTCTTTAGGAGAGGATGACTTTATCAATTTCAATGCAACTTATCCTGGTAAAACAATTGCCGACAGACTTAAAAAATTACCTGGTGTTGCTTTAGTTTTAGCAGACCGTACCGTTTATGGACAAGAAGGTAAAATAGACATGGTTGATGGCCAGTTTGATAAACAAACAGGTTCGATTGCTTTAAGAGCTACTTTTCCTAATACTCAGGGACTGTTAAGATCTGGTAATACTGGTAAATTAAGATTGAGCATCAGTCACCCTGATGCGATCCTTGTTCCACAATCATCTACGATAGAAGTTCAGGACAAAATGTTCGTGTACACTGTTGATGCTGGAAATAAAGTGAGCAAAACTCCGATTACAATTCTTGGGACTACAGGCATCAATTACCTGGTTAAAGAAGGCGTAAAAGCAGGAGACAAAATTGTTTTTGATGGTATTGATAAATTAAAAGAAGGTGAAGTTATCAAACCAGAAAAACTAAAAGAAGAACCTATTAAAACTGCATCAAGATAA
- a CDS encoding TetR/AcrR family transcriptional regulator, with protein MGSKERIQRVKEETRANILDAALEIVKEDGWQALSMRKIADKIEYTAPIIYEYFANKEGILLELTRKGNLFLLIDLKNAKAKYDDPKEQLAAMWIAYWDFAFEHTHLYQVMFGVDMMCCEQQMALPEAEASRKLITDTIVEIMNAESFCEDRVCRKYYTFWSVIHGLISINLVRRGTNDEMNQHILKDAIHGIIQTIND; from the coding sequence ATGGGTAGTAAAGAAAGAATTCAAAGGGTTAAGGAAGAAACAAGAGCTAACATACTTGATGCTGCCTTAGAAATCGTTAAAGAAGACGGTTGGCAGGCCTTGAGTATGCGCAAAATCGCAGATAAAATTGAATACACTGCGCCGATTATTTATGAATATTTTGCCAATAAAGAAGGCATTCTGCTGGAATTAACGCGAAAAGGAAATTTATTCCTGCTAATCGATCTGAAGAATGCAAAAGCAAAATACGACGATCCTAAAGAACAACTGGCAGCCATGTGGATTGCTTACTGGGATTTCGCATTTGAACATACACACTTATACCAGGTCATGTTTGGCGTGGACATGATGTGTTGTGAACAGCAAATGGCATTACCAGAGGCAGAAGCTTCACGTAAACTCATTACAGATACCATTGTAGAAATAATGAATGCAGAAAGTTTCTGTGAAGATAGAGTTTGTAGAAAGTATTATACTTTCTGGTCTGTCATCCACGGATTGATTTCTATTAACCTGGTTAGAAGAGGCACTAACGATGAAATGAATCAGCATATTCTAAAAGATGCAATTCACGGAATTATTCAAACAATCAACGATTAA
- a CDS encoding FAD-dependent monooxygenase: MGTKVKSVLISGASIAGLTMAYWMKYYGYEVTVVEIGAEPRRGGSPIDVRGDALHCAKRMGVLNAIKEAKLPTKGLKFVNAQNEVQGIMLVEEIGAISPDDTELRRDDLVDILYATVKNNVTCKFSNRIIRLDQNEKEVRVTFKDGMEGIYDFVIGADGIHSGVRKLIFGEESQFTHFLNFYFSVFTVDGKLGEQNYAHMYNTPNNMATVYFYNKDSADTLLAFRTSNQITVDRYDIEGQKQIVIDAFKGIGWKVPQLLEELKRSDNFYLDQGCQIKMPTWTNGRVALIGDAGYAPAFPTGMGSTLAMQGATVLADAMAENENHEIAFSIYNENFRAVVEELQATVYDGMSLVLPDTEDKINTRNKVTK; the protein is encoded by the coding sequence ATGGGAACAAAAGTAAAATCAGTTTTAATATCAGGGGCAAGTATCGCAGGACTAACGATGGCTTACTGGATGAAGTATTACGGGTATGAGGTGACCGTTGTGGAAATTGGCGCTGAGCCGCGGCGAGGCGGTTCACCCATTGATGTACGTGGAGATGCATTACACTGCGCCAAACGCATGGGTGTACTCAATGCTATCAAAGAAGCTAAGCTGCCCACCAAAGGGCTTAAGTTCGTGAATGCTCAAAACGAAGTACAAGGCATCATGCTGGTAGAAGAGATTGGTGCTATATCGCCCGATGATACGGAATTGCGCAGGGATGACCTGGTTGATATTTTATATGCAACAGTTAAAAATAATGTGACCTGCAAATTCAGTAATCGCATCATCAGGCTGGATCAGAATGAGAAAGAAGTTCGTGTTACTTTTAAAGATGGAATGGAAGGAATATATGATTTTGTGATTGGTGCTGACGGCATCCATTCAGGAGTGAGAAAACTAATATTTGGTGAAGAATCGCAGTTTACCCATTTTTTAAATTTCTACTTCTCTGTTTTTACGGTTGACGGAAAGCTGGGGGAGCAAAACTATGCCCACATGTACAATACACCAAATAATATGGCTACTGTGTATTTTTACAATAAAGATTCAGCAGACACGCTTTTAGCTTTCAGAACATCTAACCAAATAACAGTTGACCGTTACGACATTGAGGGACAAAAGCAGATCGTCATCGATGCCTTTAAAGGAATCGGCTGGAAAGTACCGCAACTTTTAGAGGAATTAAAACGCTCAGATAACTTTTATCTGGATCAGGGCTGTCAGATTAAAATGCCAACCTGGACAAATGGGCGGGTAGCTTTAATCGGGGATGCAGGCTATGCACCAGCGTTCCCAACCGGTATGGGAAGCACGCTTGCAATGCAAGGCGCTACCGTTCTGGCCGATGCCATGGCTGAAAATGAAAACCACGAAATCGCATTTAGTATATACAATGAAAACTTCCGGGCTGTTGTCGAGGAATTACAGGCAACTGTTTACGATGGAATGTCTTTAGTATTGCCAGATACAGAAGATAAGATCAATACGCGTAATAAAGTCACCAAATAG
- a CDS encoding helix-turn-helix domain-containing protein produces the protein MILNVSEPNQVLDKLAEVLETTCQDGLLIIPAAKGKGYLKGFFLGNSIGLMIRDCEFNEDLLIKRNFNLNPHERVIFSFNNILIPKIQNAAQTNVQNLPSVQIGKGKLNLEIFYPSHTNFRSILVTIYLSDLKLLLGDPIENSVLRSILETEHDILLEEIITPAIQKVALEITDNDIPQMLHPLYYRLKAEELICLVFAELLKRENAPMQAINEIDAENIYKIRAKILSDLSVAPVLEELAKEAGMSKSKLKRLFKQIFGESIFNYFQIFRMKEAARLLKEHRRSVSEVAYALGYSNLGHFTKVFEAHIGIKPKKFSLR, from the coding sequence ATGATACTAAATGTCAGCGAACCGAACCAAGTACTCGACAAATTGGCTGAAGTGCTTGAAACCACTTGTCAGGACGGACTACTAATAATTCCTGCAGCTAAGGGAAAGGGTTACCTTAAAGGCTTCTTTTTAGGCAACTCTATAGGATTGATGATCAGGGACTGTGAATTTAATGAGGATTTGCTGATTAAAAGAAATTTCAATCTTAATCCACATGAAAGAGTAATATTTTCTTTCAATAATATACTGATCCCTAAAATTCAAAATGCGGCGCAAACTAATGTTCAGAATCTGCCTTCTGTACAGATCGGAAAAGGGAAATTGAATCTTGAAATATTTTATCCCAGCCACACGAATTTCAGATCCATCCTTGTGACGATCTACTTGTCTGATCTGAAGTTGCTTTTAGGGGATCCTATCGAAAATTCTGTCTTAAGGTCTATATTGGAGACTGAACACGATATTTTGTTGGAGGAAATTATTACTCCCGCTATTCAGAAAGTTGCGTTGGAGATTACCGATAATGATATCCCGCAAATGCTGCATCCGCTATATTACCGGCTAAAAGCCGAGGAGCTGATCTGTCTGGTTTTCGCGGAATTGCTCAAACGTGAAAATGCTCCGATGCAGGCAATCAACGAGATCGATGCGGAAAACATATACAAGATCAGAGCAAAGATACTTAGCGATTTATCCGTTGCTCCGGTGTTAGAAGAGCTTGCGAAGGAAGCTGGAATGAGCAAGTCTAAGCTTAAACGCTTGTTTAAACAGATTTTTGGAGAAAGCATTTTCAACTATTTTCAAATCTTTCGAATGAAAGAAGCGGCGAGACTACTGAAGGAGCACAGGCGCTCGGTATCTGAGGTCGCTTATGCATTAGGCTATTCTAACCTGGGACATTTTACCAAAGTTTTTGAAGCGCATATTGGTATCAAACCAAAGAAATTTTCACTCCGATAG
- a CDS encoding winged helix-turn-helix transcriptional regulator → MEIVNQPCAKTMEEYEKRMLALKDAIEILGGKWKFYILLNLNQYESLRFSLLKETCRGITSKVLTSELIQLEENKLITRTVNSTKPVTVSYALTTHARETWPVLSALIDFGFKHRQVILDK, encoded by the coding sequence ATGGAAATTGTAAATCAACCATGTGCTAAGACCATGGAAGAATATGAGAAACGCATGTTGGCATTGAAAGACGCTATTGAGATACTCGGCGGCAAATGGAAATTTTATATTTTATTAAATTTAAATCAGTACGAATCTTTGCGGTTTTCTCTATTAAAAGAGACTTGCAGAGGAATAACGTCCAAAGTTCTTACCAGTGAATTAATTCAATTGGAGGAAAATAAGTTGATCACAAGAACTGTAAATTCAACCAAGCCAGTGACAGTATCTTATGCGCTGACTACACATGCCAGGGAAACATGGCCCGTGTTAAGCGCTTTGATTGATTTTGGTTTTAAACATCGCCAGGTGATTTTGGATAAATAG
- a CDS encoding NmrA/HSCARG family protein, whose amino-acid sequence MRIQSILVTGATGQQGGSTVRELLAHGFKVSALTRNINSPAARELVNKGVRLIEGDWSNLNSFASSLETIDAVYMVLPPTWNMSVEEDNKEADSGIAFIDLLKQKKVSYVIYSSVMMADKQKSFRLRFKHTIEEYLWKSGLKATILHPATFMENFLMPTSGISEGILYNFMPEGRKIPYISTEDIGIFARIIFQDPEKYIGKTLELAGDEVDEQEILNALNTSLGRDLKFVQLHKADLAAQNALFGKLIDMFTNTTFPKIDFEKLRKMNPQLRTFSAWLAQFGKEEFERKIT is encoded by the coding sequence ATGAGGATACAAAGCATATTAGTTACAGGGGCTACTGGCCAGCAAGGTGGATCGACCGTTCGTGAATTATTAGCCCACGGATTCAAAGTAAGTGCCCTGACGAGAAACATAAATTCTCCGGCGGCCCGGGAACTTGTTAATAAAGGAGTAAGATTAATTGAAGGTGACTGGTCAAATCTGAATTCCTTTGCTTCCTCATTAGAGACCATTGATGCTGTATATATGGTTCTGCCCCCTACCTGGAATATGAGTGTGGAAGAAGACAATAAAGAGGCCGATTCAGGCATCGCTTTTATTGATTTACTAAAGCAGAAAAAAGTTAGTTACGTTATTTATAGCTCCGTTATGATGGCGGACAAACAGAAATCTTTCCGTCTCAGATTTAAACACACGATTGAGGAATATCTTTGGAAAAGTGGGCTAAAGGCGACTATATTGCATCCTGCCACCTTCATGGAAAATTTCTTAATGCCAACTTCCGGAATCTCAGAAGGAATACTTTACAACTTTATGCCGGAGGGCAGGAAAATCCCATACATCAGCACAGAAGATATTGGCATATTTGCCAGAATTATTTTCCAGGATCCGGAGAAATATATAGGCAAAACTTTAGAGCTTGCAGGTGATGAAGTCGATGAACAAGAAATATTAAACGCCCTGAACACGAGTTTAGGACGGGACTTAAAATTTGTTCAGCTACACAAAGCAGATCTGGCAGCCCAAAACGCCTTATTCGGAAAATTGATTGACATGTTCACCAATACAACTTTTCCTAAAATTGATTTTGAAAAATTAAGAAAAATGAATCCCCAATTACGCACATTTTCAGCGTGGTTAGCACAGTTTGGCAAAGAGGAATTCGAAAGAAAAATTACATAA
- a CDS encoding DUF420 domain-containing protein codes for MKSETIRKNFKPLVWILTIAINGLIVITIFLPKIASLKSYDFSSLPLVNAVSNALTFLSLLIAFYAIKQKNVRMHRTFIFLAFAFTTVFLVSYLLYHFSTPSIKYGGTGLLKSIYLFILLTHIILAAIIVPLALTTIGYGITKQIEKHRKFARWTMPIWLYVSMTGVIVYLMISPYYLK; via the coding sequence ATGAAATCAGAAACCATTAGGAAAAATTTCAAGCCACTGGTTTGGATACTAACCATTGCTATAAATGGATTAATAGTGATCACTATCTTTTTACCAAAGATTGCAAGCCTAAAGAGTTATGATTTTTCCAGTTTGCCTTTGGTTAATGCGGTATCAAACGCACTTACGTTTCTTTCCTTGCTCATTGCCTTTTATGCTATAAAACAGAAAAATGTCCGTATGCACCGGACATTTATTTTTCTTGCGTTTGCGTTCACAACGGTATTCCTGGTATCCTACTTATTATATCATTTTTCTACACCTTCAATTAAATACGGTGGTACTGGGTTATTAAAATCCATTTATCTTTTTATTTTACTTACGCATATAATTTTAGCAGCGATCATTGTGCCACTTGCGCTAACAACCATCGGATACGGGATAACAAAGCAAATTGAGAAGCATCGGAAATTTGCCAGGTGGACCATGCCTATCTGGCTATATGTAAGCATGACTGGCGTTATTGTTTATTTAATGATATCTCCTTACTATCTGAAATAA
- a CDS encoding DUF6702 family protein: MFKPLAAAGAGSNFKHPLHLSSTELNYNLKESTMEVSCRIFTDDFEDILSKKYKVKADLSLEAKHKEMDQLVRKYITAHLQLAANGKALPLNYIGFEKDNEAVVVYLESAKVKNIVKLETTSTVLYDLFDDQTNIFHLTFKGNRHSFKLTYPDKRVNSLL, from the coding sequence ATGTTTAAGCCATTGGCAGCTGCCGGTGCCGGAAGTAATTTTAAACATCCTTTACATCTGAGTTCTACAGAATTAAATTATAACCTGAAAGAAAGCACGATGGAAGTGAGCTGCCGGATATTTACGGACGATTTCGAGGATATTCTGAGTAAAAAGTATAAAGTTAAAGCAGATCTGTCTCTGGAGGCGAAACATAAAGAAATGGATCAGCTGGTGCGTAAATACATAACAGCTCATTTACAACTTGCAGCGAACGGAAAGGCCTTGCCGCTAAACTATATTGGTTTTGAAAAAGACAATGAAGCCGTAGTAGTTTATCTGGAATCGGCAAAAGTTAAGAATATAGTTAAACTGGAAACCACCAGCACCGTGTTATATGATCTTTTCGATGATCAGACGAATATCTTTCATTTAACCTTTAAAGGCAACAGGCACAGTTTTAAACTGACTTATCCAGATAAAAGGGTTAACTCTTTGCTATAG
- a CDS encoding M1 family metallopeptidase yields the protein MTKLLTATLLLCSGLQVSYAQNIQYNPGSNHGNKFEQLGTILSTPNEQRTASGAPGVKYWQQRADYDIKCSLDEKKLELTGAEKVTYFNNSPDVLTYIWLQLDENEHSNIRNAGYQTSTTIPATATTREIDNAVMDQPDNGNGVAIQKITDAAGKELKYTINKTMMRVEIPAPLKSGQQFIFNVTWKYKITDRIAGGGRGGYEFFPEDGNYLFTMAQWYPRLCVYSDFQGWQNHQFTGRGEFALTFGNFKVQMTVPADHVIGGTGECINYSAVLSPAELARYNKAKTATEPVEIVTLDEAKKAEVSKSNATKTWVFQANNVRDFAWTSSRKFVWDAMAEKVEDKSVMCMSFYGKEAYNLYRPYSTKAIAHTVKTYSHFTIPYPYPVAQSVEAANGMEYPMICFNYGRAEKDGTYSESSKNGMIGVIIHEVGHNFFPMIVNSDERQWTWMDEGLNSFLEYLTEELWDNKFPVKKGPAYTIVDYMKLPKDQLEPIMTNSENIERFGPNAYSKPATALNILRETIMGRELFDYAFKEYARRWAFKHPTPADLFRTMEDASGEDLDWFWRGWFYTTDPCDISLDAVKFAKADVTSKVPVSRVAMVKLDRPMVNAFDDISKVRNREDKNIKFYTDQDKSTQDFYWRYDRGMEKYDDKEHRQEIPELVEALTSEDQAKYAGKFFYELSFSNKGGLIMPIIVEFTFADGSKKIDRIPAQIWRHNELQASKFYVQDKEITAIKLDPMRETADIDESNNIWGGKAQTSKFQLFKQKSMTTRGQSAGGNPMQNAKGM from the coding sequence ATGACTAAATTATTAACAGCTACCCTGCTGCTGTGCTCCGGCCTGCAGGTCTCTTATGCTCAAAACATTCAATATAATCCGGGTAGTAATCACGGAAATAAATTTGAACAGCTGGGTACTATCCTTTCTACGCCGAATGAACAGCGGACTGCAAGTGGTGCACCCGGTGTTAAGTACTGGCAGCAGCGGGCAGATTATGACATTAAATGTTCGCTGGATGAAAAGAAACTCGAACTTACAGGTGCAGAAAAAGTAACTTATTTCAACAATTCGCCAGATGTGCTGACTTATATATGGCTTCAGCTGGATGAAAATGAGCACAGCAATATCAGGAATGCGGGTTACCAGACCAGTACGACAATCCCTGCAACTGCAACTACCCGCGAAATAGATAATGCTGTAATGGATCAGCCTGACAATGGAAACGGTGTTGCTATTCAGAAAATTACTGATGCTGCCGGAAAAGAATTAAAATATACGATCAACAAAACCATGATGCGTGTAGAAATACCTGCTCCTTTAAAATCAGGACAGCAGTTTATTTTTAATGTAACCTGGAAATATAAGATTACAGACCGTATTGCTGGCGGAGGCCGTGGTGGTTATGAATTCTTCCCTGAGGACGGCAATTATCTGTTCACTATGGCACAATGGTACCCAAGATTGTGTGTGTACAGTGATTTTCAGGGCTGGCAGAACCACCAGTTTACTGGAAGAGGTGAATTTGCACTGACCTTCGGAAATTTCAAAGTACAAATGACAGTCCCTGCAGATCATGTGATTGGCGGAACAGGAGAATGTATCAATTATAGCGCTGTACTTTCTCCGGCAGAACTGGCCAGATATAACAAAGCGAAAACAGCTACTGAACCAGTGGAGATTGTTACGCTGGATGAAGCTAAAAAAGCAGAGGTTTCAAAAAGTAATGCCACAAAAACCTGGGTTTTCCAGGCAAACAATGTCCGTGACTTCGCCTGGACCTCTTCCCGGAAATTTGTCTGGGATGCTATGGCAGAGAAAGTTGAGGATAAATCAGTGATGTGTATGAGCTTTTATGGTAAAGAGGCCTATAATTTATACAGACCTTATTCTACCAAAGCAATTGCCCATACGGTTAAAACCTATTCGCACTTTACCATCCCCTATCCTTATCCTGTTGCACAAAGCGTAGAAGCAGCCAATGGAATGGAATATCCAATGATCTGTTTCAATTACGGAAGGGCTGAAAAAGATGGTACTTATAGCGAAAGTTCTAAAAACGGAATGATCGGTGTAATCATCCATGAAGTGGGACATAATTTCTTCCCGATGATTGTCAATAGTGATGAGCGGCAGTGGACGTGGATGGACGAAGGATTAAATTCGTTCCTCGAATACCTGACTGAAGAACTTTGGGACAATAAGTTCCCGGTAAAAAAAGGGCCCGCTTACACGATAGTTGACTATATGAAATTACCGAAAGATCAGCTGGAGCCGATTATGACCAATTCTGAAAACATTGAACGTTTTGGCCCTAATGCTTATTCTAAACCTGCGACGGCTTTGAATATCCTGAGAGAAACCATTATGGGCAGAGAATTATTTGATTACGCTTTTAAAGAATATGCCAGAAGATGGGCTTTTAAACACCCTACGCCAGCCGATTTATTCAGAACGATGGAAGATGCAAGTGGTGAGGATCTGGACTGGTTCTGGAGAGGATGGTTTTATACGACAGATCCTTGCGACATTTCTCTGGATGCAGTAAAATTTGCCAAAGCGGATGTAACTTCTAAAGTTCCGGTTTCAAGAGTAGCGATGGTTAAACTGGATCGTCCTATGGTCAATGCTTTTGATGATATTTCTAAAGTGAGAAACAGGGAAGATAAGAATATCAAATTTTATACTGATCAGGACAAATCAACACAGGATTTCTACTGGAGATATGACCGCGGAATGGAGAAGTATGATGACAAAGAACATAGACAGGAAATTCCTGAACTCGTAGAAGCTTTGACTTCAGAAGATCAGGCAAAATATGCCGGTAAATTCTTTTACGAGCTTTCATTCAGCAATAAGGGTGGTTTGATCATGCCAATTATCGTTGAATTCACTTTTGCTGATGGCAGTAAAAAGATTGACAGGATTCCTGCGCAGATTTGGAGACATAATGAATTACAGGCTTCTAAATTCTATGTGCAGGATAAAGAAATAACGGCTATAAAGTTAGATCCTATGCGTGAAACAGCTGATATTGATGAGAGCAATAATATTTGGGGAGGAAAAGCACAGACTTCTAAATTCCAGTTGTTTAAACAAAAATCAATGACTACACGCGGACAATCTGCAGGCGGTAATCCGATGCAAAATGCCAAAGGAATGTAA
- a CDS encoding DUF4302 domain-containing protein, whose amino-acid sequence MKKYLVHTYILLLFAGLTGCSKKDDSLVFGETPGQRASAELKKDQSILTSAPYGWKAVLFPGTFTGTGFFFKFDDQKQVQSYPDPLVTLISPKSGIAGTSSYQLKSLQRPSLIFDTYSALHVLSDPANGARGLGYSSDFEFSFVSASPDTVRFEGNFNQSPMILIKATQAEYTAYQNNGLKAISLALDNYAAAANGKKILLTIDATHAPECNIVTDKDEDRTFTLTYTDSKGIQQNQTTNWGPTVNSIFFKDPILYNGITFNEVFYDNAKLSLYIQWQGKRYDLVVAP is encoded by the coding sequence ATGAAAAAATATTTAGTTCATACTTATATACTACTGCTGTTTGCCGGTTTAACTGGCTGCAGTAAAAAAGATGATTCTTTGGTTTTTGGAGAAACACCAGGGCAGAGGGCATCAGCAGAACTCAAAAAAGACCAATCCATATTAACATCGGCTCCTTATGGATGGAAGGCCGTCCTTTTTCCCGGTACCTTTACTGGTACAGGCTTTTTCTTTAAATTTGATGATCAGAAACAGGTGCAATCCTATCCTGATCCGTTAGTGACACTTATTTCACCAAAATCTGGCATTGCTGGTACCAGCAGTTATCAATTGAAATCTTTACAACGGCCATCTCTTATATTTGATACTTATTCCGCGTTGCACGTTTTATCAGATCCTGCAAATGGAGCCAGAGGTCTTGGCTACAGTTCAGATTTTGAATTTTCTTTTGTAAGTGCTTCACCCGATACGGTTAGATTTGAAGGAAACTTTAATCAGTCGCCAATGATTTTGATTAAAGCGACGCAGGCAGAATACACAGCTTATCAAAATAATGGACTGAAAGCAATCAGTTTAGCACTGGATAATTATGCAGCTGCTGCCAATGGAAAGAAAATACTATTGACAATAGATGCTACACATGCTCCAGAGTGTAATATTGTGACTGATAAAGACGAAGATAGAACGTTTACATTGACCTATACAGATAGTAAAGGTATTCAGCAAAACCAAACCACAAATTGGGGGCCTACTGTAAACAGTATTTTTTTTAAAGACCCGATTTTATATAATGGTATCACCTTTAACGAAGTATTCTATGATAATGCAAAATTATCATTGTATATACAGTGGCAAGGCAAACGCTACGATCTGGTTGTTGCCCCTTAA
- a CDS encoding substrate import-associated zinc metallohydrolase lipoprotein, producing MKTIINIRQVKILLLALVAISIFSCKKSEKLVLQDNYLGGEVSGTTPLDKDLYNLLVKPYNIEVKYKWDQSEFDMQYTLVPPQVDKVLPAATALKQIWIDPYNTETGSDLFMKTYSPKQLILSGSPQLNKDGTSTEGVAEGGLDILLTNINAINVKNTADAKDLLHLIHHEFTHILNQKKAYTTDYNKVTPSDYIAEWYNSPVNPLSLGFISGYARKAPEEDFAEMVSLMLTWGKDGYETGYIKKQSSKPDPALYPAGSYGTIFGQFYKYSDYDAIIKVYDGSEPSMAAFFIKKLVPDPAYAPGIAKLRQKEALVVAYFKSAYNINFYSLQTNVQKSLLIATQ from the coding sequence ATGAAAACTATTATAAACATCAGACAAGTAAAAATACTTCTGCTTGCGCTGGTTGCCATCTCTATATTTTCATGTAAGAAAAGTGAGAAACTGGTTCTTCAGGATAATTACCTGGGAGGAGAAGTGTCAGGTACGACACCTTTGGATAAAGATCTTTATAATCTTCTTGTTAAACCTTATAACATTGAAGTGAAATATAAATGGGACCAGTCTGAATTTGATATGCAATATACATTGGTTCCTCCTCAGGTAGATAAAGTTTTGCCGGCAGCAACTGCCTTAAAACAAATTTGGATAGATCCATATAACACAGAAACAGGTAGTGATCTATTCATGAAAACCTATTCCCCTAAGCAATTAATCTTATCCGGCAGTCCACAGTTAAATAAAGATGGGACTAGTACAGAAGGTGTTGCTGAAGGCGGGCTGGATATTTTATTGACTAATATCAATGCGATAAATGTTAAAAATACAGCTGATGCTAAAGACTTATTGCATTTAATCCATCATGAATTTACACATATCCTGAATCAGAAAAAAGCATATACGACTGATTACAATAAAGTAACTCCATCAGATTATATCGCTGAATGGTACAACTCTCCGGTGAATCCACTTTCATTAGGTTTTATCTCAGGATATGCAAGAAAAGCTCCGGAAGAAGACTTTGCAGAGATGGTCTCTTTGATGCTGACCTGGGGGAAAGATGGTTATGAAACTGGATATATTAAAAAACAAAGTTCTAAACCTGACCCTGCATTATACCCGGCAGGATCTTACGGTACCATATTCGGTCAATTTTATAAATATTCAGATTATGATGCAATCATTAAGGTTTATGACGGTAGCGAGCCCTCAATGGCTGCTTTCTTTATAAAAAAATTAGTTCCTGACCCAGCTTATGCGCCGGGGATAGCCAAACTAAGACAAAAAGAAGCTCTTGTCGTTGCTTATTTTAAATCGGCCTATAATATCAATTTCTATAGCCTGCAAACCAACGTACAAAAGTCTCTGCTGATAGCGACTCAATAG